From one Anopheles bellator chromosome 1, idAnoBellAS_SP24_06.2, whole genome shotgun sequence genomic stretch:
- the LOC131210507 gene encoding endocuticle structural glycoprotein ABD-4-like translates to MFSKLIVVSVAALLAACGLVGGAPQKRVTPLLGGGAESQAVILAQDYNHDPSGAYNYRYETSNGISAQQTSYDGANAAGEYSYTGPDGVLYRVAYNADSYGFQPQGAHLPVEPPVPDHVLKSLEEIRANPPRDPEFNLAALDAQIARLRATLG, encoded by the exons ATGTTCAGCAAGTTG ATCGTTGTGAGCGTGGCCGCGTTGCTGGCCGCGTGCGGCTTGGTGGGCGGTGCCCCACAGAAGCGTGTAACGCCGCTGCTGGGCGGTGGAGCGGAATCCCAGGCTGTGATCCTCGCGCAGGACTACAACCACGACCCGAGCGGCGCCTACAACTACCGGTACGAGACGAGCAACGGAATCTCCGCGCAGCAGACGAGCTACGACGGGGCGAACGCGGCCGGCGAGTACTCGTACACCGGGCCCGATGGCGTCCTGTACCGGGTGGCCTACAATGCCGACTCCTACGGCTTCCAGCCACAGGGTGCCCACCTCCCGGTGGAACCGCCAGTACCGGACCACGTGCTCAAGTCGCTCGAGGAGATCCGCGCCAATCCGCCGCGCGATCCGGAGTTCAACCTGGCGGCGCTCGATGCGCAGATCGCCCGACTAAGGGCCACCCTTGGCTAG